The following are encoded together in the Juglans microcarpa x Juglans regia isolate MS1-56 chromosome 2D, Jm3101_v1.0, whole genome shotgun sequence genome:
- the LOC121249996 gene encoding LOW QUALITY PROTEIN: uncharacterized protein LOC121249996 (The sequence of the model RefSeq protein was modified relative to this genomic sequence to represent the inferred CDS: inserted 1 base in 1 codon): MDLLKPFKQQCGKHLLTSQPLCFSRRAMAVAKRVETYEDFVKVHGLLLTASGLPQSLHYQLFRKLSSETFDGGAHFRIETCDGRQRRLFLTSDFMPKDSHVFLVDHAWTFRLSDAYKQLREVQGLAERMAALMCLEDIDSNSDPEETNESVDGVSHQTGTELRVAELVESEINTAKENGQDGAVLWLELEELDIDDDLLLSLDLSSRFPGLLSLSLCGNKLENMEIVSREVTKFGNLRALWLNNNPVVDNCKEQLADIVLQRLPNLEIYNSQFTANFGEWALGFCGGVYVKDNPGRVHLGDRPLERVASLDLSNRCIHSLINKTFSPVELPSLSYLNLRGNPLELNSGGDLLEVLKGFPCLQSLEVDIPGPLGVTAIQILESLPELSELNGVNASKILETGKHVIDSMLRPRLPEWTAEETLADRIINAMWLYLMTYRLADEEKIDETSVWYVMDELGSALRHSDEPNFMVAPFLFMPEGNLASAVSFSILWPTQNVQKGDECTRDFLFGIGEDKQRSARLSAWFHTPQNYFIHEYKKHHQKLQLRSLISPSIQSSTTISIHRTDESALCVYTDIPQVEELLTRPEFVITSEPKDADIIWTSMQVDEDVKKAAGIMDQQFINQFPFEACLVMKHHLAETIQKAHGSPEWLQPTYNLETHLAQLIGDYYVRSRDGLDNLWILKPWNMARTIDTTVTDNLSAIIRLMETGPKICQKYIEHPALFNGKKFDIRYIVLVRSMNPLELFLSDVFWVRLANNPYSLDKHSFFEYETHFTVMNYRGRFSHKNTREFVTEFEQEHKVKWLEIHLRIRKMIRSVFEAATAVHPEMHSPRSRAIYGVDVMLDSSFQPKLLEVTYCPDCTRACKYDTESIVGXGVIKGQDFFNDVFGCLFLNETAHVNPL; encoded by the exons ATGGATTT GCTTAAACCCTTTAAGCAGCAGTGCGGAAAGCATTTACTGACCTCGCAGCCACTCTGCTTTAGTCGCCGAGCAATGGCCGTCGCCAAGAGAGTCGAAACTTACGAGGACTTCGTGAAAGTCCACGGCCTGCTACTCACGGCGTCTGGACTCCCTCAATCACTGCACTACCAGCTTTTCCGGAAACTCTCGTCGGAAACCTTCGACGGCGGCGCCCATTTCAGAATCGAAACCTGCGATGGTCGTCAGAGGCGTCTCTTCCTCACCTCCGACTTCATGCCCAAGGACTCCCACGTCTTCCTCGTCGACCACGCCTGGACTTTCCGCCTCTCCGACGCCTACAAACAG ttgcGGGAAGTTCAGGGATTGGCAGAGAGGATGGCCGCTTTGATGTGCTTGGAAGATATCGATTCGAATTCCGATCCCGAAGAGACCAATGAATCTGTAGACGGAGTTTCGCATCAAACCGGTACCGAACTGAGAGTTGCAGAACTGGTTGAAAGTGAAATCAATACTGCCAAAGAGAACGGACAAGACGGCGCCGTTTTGTGGTTGGAGCTTGAGGAGCTTGACATTGACGATGACTTGCTGTTGTCCCTCGACTTATCTAGTAGATTCCCG GGTTTACTTTCGCTGAGTCTGTGCGGAAACAAACTTGAGAATATGGAAATAGTTTCCCGGGAAGTTACTAAATTTGGAAACTTAAGAGCGCTGTGGCTTAACAATAATCCTGTCGTCGACAATTG cAAGGAGCAATTAGCTGATATTGTTCTTCAAAGGTTGCCGAATTTAGAAATCTACAACTCACAATTCACCGCCAACTTTGGGGAGTGGGCGTTGGGCTTCTGTGGAGGAGTGTATGTAAAGGATAATCCAGGCAGAGTCCATCTGGGTGACCGGCCATTGGAGAGAGTGGCCTCTCTCGACCTCTCGAATAGGTGTATCCACAGCTTGATCAATAAG ACTTTTTCCCCTGTTGAGTTGCCATCTCTATCATACTTGAATCTGCGGGGGAATCCGTTGGAATTGAATTCAGGTGGTGACTTATTGGAAGTCCTGAAGGGATTTCCCTGCTTACAGTCTCTGGAG GTTGATATTCCTGGGCCCCTTGGAGTAACTGCCATCCAAATTCTTGAATCCCTTCCTGAACTTTCTGAACTGAATGGTGTCAATGCCTCAAAGATATTAGAAACTGGAAAGCATGTGATTGACTCTATGCTTCGGCCACGTCTTCCTGAATGGACTGCTGAGGAGACTCTTGCTGATCGTATTATAAATGCGATGTGGCTATATTTGATGACATATAGACTTGCAGATGAGGAAAAGATTGATGAAACCTCTGTATG GTATGTGATGGATGAACTGGGCTCAGCACTGAGGCATAGTGATGAGCCAAATTTCATGGTGGCTCCCTTTCTCTTCATGCCAGAGGGGAATCTGGCATCAGCTGTGAG cTTTTCTATTTTGTGGCCAACCCAGAATGTTCAAAAAGGAGATGAGTGTACCCGTGATTTCCTTTTCGGTATTGGGGAAGACAAACAACGATCTGCTAGACTCTCTGCTTGGTTCCATACTCCACAGAATTACTTTATCCAT GAGTACAAGAAACACCATCAGAAATTGCAATTGAGAAGCTTGATCTCTCCATCCATTCAGTCTTCTACAACTATTAGTATACATCGTACTGATGAATCTGCTTTATGTGTTTACACTGATATTCCTCAAGTGGAAGAGTTATTAACGCGTCCAGAATTTGTTATCA CATCTGAACCAAAGGATGCCGATATTATATGGACTAGTATGCAGGTAGATGAAGATGTGAAGAAGGCTGCTGGAATAATGGATCAGCAATTCATAAACCAATTTCCTTTTGAGGCTTGTCTTGTCATGAAACATCATTTGGCAGAGACTATTCAGAAG GCACATGGATCTCCTGAATGGTTGCAGCCCACTTATAATCTCGAAACCCATCTAGCTCAACTTATTGGTGATTATTATGTACGCAGTAGAGATGGGCTTGACAATCTATGGATCTTAAAACCTTGGAACATGGCACGAACTATTGATACAACTGTCACTGATAATTTATCTGCTATCATCCGTCTGATGGAGACTGGGCCTAAAATTTGCCAAAAGTATATTGAGCACCCTGCTTTGTTCAATGGGAAGAAGTTTGATATCCGTTACATAGTTCTGGTTCGGAGTATGAATCCTTTAGAACTATTCCTTTCCGACGTTTTCTGG GTTAGATTGGCAAACAACCCATATTCCTTGGACAAGCACAGTTTTTTCGAATATGAGACTCACTTTACTGTCATG AACTATCGTGGGAGATTCAGTCATAAAAACACGCGAGAGTTTGTGACAGAATTTGAACAGGAACATAAAG TTAAATGGTTGGAGATCCACCTAAGAATAAGAAAGATGATACGGTCGGTCTTCGAGGCAGCTACTGCAGTACATCCAGAGATGCATAGTCCTAGATCGAGGGCTATCTATGGTGTGGATGTAATGCTTGATAGCTCTTTCCAGCCAAAGTTACTGGAG GTGACTTACTGTCCCGACTGTACAAGAGCGTGCAAGTATGATACCGAATCTATAGTTG GGGGAGTCATTAAAGGTCAAGATTTCTTCAATGATGTGTTTGGTTGTCTCTTTCTGAATGAAACTGCCCATGTCAACCCATTGTAA
- the LOC121249995 gene encoding pentatricopeptide repeat-containing protein At2g06000, giving the protein MKSTESKQKPNTKSGRPSFNSGHNHKRIVIENICEPRAEPSDGVALQMTLLFFTTRTPWVRASKVAIAHFHSLAQGVSWSRPFSDKEVISNRSSDAWLVKVVCTLFIRSHLSDTCLGYLSKNLTPLIAFEVVRRLNNPKLGLKFFEFSRESLSVSHTLRTYNLLMRSLCQMGAYDSAKVVFDCMRSDGHLPDSSIVAFLASSYTQVGKFDLARKLLAEAQRDKVGLSIFVYNKLLDELVRRNMVDEAICLFREHMESHSHPDTFTFNILIRGLCRMGEVNQAFVFLNDMGRFGCSPDAVTYNTLINGLCRVNEVNRGHELLKEVRTRGEPKPDVVTYTSLISGYCKLGKTDDASVLFDEMINSGIKPNAITFNVLIDGFGKAGNMLSALSMYEKMLFLGYFPDVVTFTSLIDGYCRTGQVNQGLKLWHEMSARNVGPNVYTYSVLINGLSKENRMHEARDILRQLKWRDIVPKPFVYNPVIDLFCKAGNVDEANEIVAEMEEKKCKPDKVTFTILIIGHCMKGRMFEAISIFNKMLSIGCAPDTITVNSLISCLLKAGMPNEAFHIKQTVSQDLDLFTPSLKRTIPVGTNMDIPMAV; this is encoded by the coding sequence ATGAAGAGTACGGAATCAAAGCAAAAACCCAATACAAAGTCTGGGCGACCCAGTTTTAATTCTGGCCATAACCACAAAAGAATCGTGATCGAAAATATCTGTGAACCTAGAGCTGAGCCTAGCGATGGCGTGGCGTTGCAGATGACCCTCTTATTCTTCACAACCCGTACCCCTTGGGTTCGAGCCTCCAAGGTTGCCATTGCCCATTTCCACAGTCTCGCCCAAGGAGTATCTTGGTCCAGGCCCTTCAGTGATAAAGAGGTAATCTCAAACCGAAGTTCCGACGCTTGGTTGGTCAAGGTTGTGTGTACGCTATTTATTCGTTCGCATCTGTCAGATACTTGTTTGGGTTATTTGAGTAAGAACTTGACCCCATTGATTGCGTTTGAGGTTGTTAGAAGGTTAAATAATCCGAAGTTGGGCTTGAAGTTCTTCGAGTTCAGTAGGGAGAGTTTGAGTGTCAGTCATACGCTCAGGACTTACAATTTGCTTATGAGGTCTCTCTGTCAAATGGGTGCTTACGATTCGGCAAAAGTAGTATTTGATTGCATGAGGAGTGATGGGCATTTGCCTGATAGTTCAATTGTGGCATTTTTGGCATCGTCGTATACACAAGTGGGCAAGTTTGATCTTGCTAGGAAATTGCTCGCTGAAGCTCAGCGTGATAAAGTTGGATTGAGTATTTTCGTATATAATAAGTTGTTGGATGAGTTGGTTAGGCGGAATATGGTAGATGAGGCCATTTGCTTATTTAGAGAGCATATGGAATCACATTCTCATCCTGATACTTTCACTTTCAATATTCTTATTCGAGGTTTATGCAGAATGGGAGAAGTTAATCAGGCGTTTGTGTTTTTGAACGATATGGGGAGGTTTGGTTGTTCTCCTGATGCTGTTACTTATAATACTCTTATAAATGGGTTATGTCGAGTGAATGAGGTAAATAGAGGGCATGAATTGTTGAAGGAGGTACGGACAAGAGGTGAGCCTAAACCAGATGTTGTAACTTATACATCATTGATATCGGGTTATTGCAAGTTGGGTAAGACGGATGATGCCTCTGTTCTTTTTGATGAGATGATTAATTctggaattaaaccaaatgCCATCACTTTTAATGTTCTCATTGATGGTTTTGGTAAGGCTGGCAACATGCTTTCCGCACTGTCCATGTATGAGAAGATGCTCTTTCTTGGTTATTTTCCAGATGTTGTTACCTTCACTTCCCTAATTGATGGATATTGTCGAACCGGACAGGTTAATCAGGGTTTGAAGCTTTGGCATGAAATGAGTGCAAGAAATGTGGGTCCAAATGTGTATACTTATTCTGTTCTTATAAATGGTTTGAGCAAGGAGAATAGAATGCATGAGGCTCGTGATATTTTGAGGCAATTGAAGTGGCGTGATATTGTCCCAAAACCTTTTGTGTACAACCCTGTAATTGATCTATTTTGCAAGGCTGGCAATGTTGATGAGGCAAATGAGATTGTGGCAGagatggaggagaagaaatgcAAGCCAGATAAAGTGACATTTACGATTCTCATCATTGGGCATTGTATGAAAGGCAGAATGTTTGAAGCCATCAGCATTTTTAACAAGATGTTATCGATTGGTTGTGCCCCGGATACAATTACTGTGAACTCTCTAATATCTTGCCTTTTGAAGGCTGGGATGCCTAATGAAGCTTTTCACATTAAGCAAACTGTATCCCAGGACCTGGACTTGTTTACGCCATCTTTGAAAAGAACTATTCCTGTAGGAACAAATATGGATATTCCAATGGCTGTTTAG